GCGTGCTTCTTCCTTGTCGGATGCTCCATACTTGGGGGGTATTGCGTCAACAATGGGAATGCGTGAACCTTCTATAGCCAGAGCTGGAGCACGATTCCTTTTCCTGTCTCTTCAAATGCTTGCTGGCGCCACCCTCCAACCTTTCCAGGAATAATACGGAAGTGTCGCCGCGTCGGTTCGCTCATTTCTTTGCAGACGTCCATGACTGCATGGAAGCGATGTGTGCCTCGCAATTTGCTTCTCTGATCTAGATTACCCCGTGATatgtcgtcctcgtcgtgcACATGCTGCCACAAGGCGCGGATTCGTTGCAGTAATATCTTTGAAGGGTTGACGTCTAGTGTTCTTCGGATACCGACGCAAATAGATTCATACAGTGTGAACATCTCCGTGAACAAGTTATTCGCAGTGTTTCGGCGTAGATGTGACATTGCTTCCATCACCATAATGGTCGCAGGCGGAGTGTTACGAACAGTAGGGGCTCTACTGGGAGTGTGTCTGCTGGCAAGAAAGGGCATGCGGCCAACTGAAGCTCAGGAGCAAGAGAATGGAAATACATGCAGTGGCAGTATTCTAGCGCTGGACCTGCAGACTTGGCAGAACGCCGTAACATTCAAATGCGGGGCCAGCTTCCCCGAGCTCGATCCCTCTGATCCAAAGAATGTATATGCGGGCGATGCCTCAAAGGCAGCAGTTCAACTGGCGAAAATGATTCCTCAAGCAGAGCTCAAAACCGAAAACGGGGCCCATACCCTCACAGttcccgccgcgcagcaaCGGCCAAAACAGACTATACTGGTGTATGTCTGCCAGAAAACTAAGGGGTTTAACGGTGGAGCGAGGAACGACGACCAGGGCGACTCTGCTAATAGATGTGCTGTGACCATCACAGTACAAGGTAACCCCCCCTCGACCCCAAAACCCCCGTCGACTAATGCGCCCCAGCAGGGTAGTGCAAGTGAGCCGCCCCCAGCACGCGCCACTGTGTGCTCCCCCGGTGAAAAAAAAATTTGACTGTCCTTAAACCAGACTCTGATGTGGTGCTTGGATGTTCTGGAGGTCTCACGTTTCAGCCTCAGGACCCCAGTGTCGTCTTTGACGATACAGCCGGTCAATGCCGAGTAACCGAGAAGCTGGCGACGCTTATACCCGGGGTGGCGTTGAATATCAAAGCAGCCGGCACCGCCTTCACATTGGTTGTCTCCAGTCTGCCTCCTGGTTCTGAATCGAAAGCCCTGTGCTATCGATGCCAGGATGCGCCTCAGAAAGAAGGTGGCACACGCGTGGGGCAACGGTGCAGCTTCCGCATTGAAGTCCAGTCAGCAGTTCAAGCTGAGTCGGGCGCCGACGGCTTGAACGGCACAAGAATCGCGCTGTTGTCGGCAATTGGGCTTGTGGCTACTGCTAGTGTAACAGTCTCTCCGCAATGAAAGAATACAACCGGCGACACTGACTGAACAGCCCAGCTGACCATCATCGTTTGCATCGTTTCCTGGTACAACTACATTCTAGAGGGTGTCATCCCGTGCAGTTAGGCACCTCTGCTCAGCGACCGCCAGCCAGTCAGTGTCACAGCTGGCAAAGGGGATTTTCAGGATGATCCCCGAAGAAGTTTGGGTTTCGAGCTACTCTATTGCTCGCCTGTGCATCCGCCGGGGAGGTGGCTTTGAGGTCGTTCTCCTCTAGGATGAACACGGATGCCTTGCAGGGCCACTGGCCAGTCACAATCAACATGAGGAAGCGGAACGCTTGGTGTGCTCTTGGATTCCGGGAAATGTGGGCTACCTAAAACCGGCGTTTCATGCTGGCGTGACGTCGTGCATGCTCCGTGGCGGTCGCGCGTTCGGCAGATGCTGTTTCATGGAATCTACTATCTCTCACCGGAGCCCCCGGCAACAGCAGTGTGGAGCACATGGAATCAATATATCATTGCTGCATATTCCCAGTGAACATCTTCTCAGAGCTGGCAGCACAATCCTTTCGCACACGTCGTGTGCCCCTGGCTCTCGCGCATTGTCAGATGCTGTCGACGGAAAGCTTCCACCAGACGCCTGTGCTCACCACCACCAAGTGCTGCTGAGGAACTTTGCAGAGTCACAAATCCAGATTCGCaacatgcatgcgcggcatGAATGTTGCGTCGTAGCAGTGAAAAGCGAAAAAGCCACAATGCAGGTCGACGAGCCAGCGATGGATTCATGTCCCCCCCTGTCTTGATGCTAGAATGCGTTTTCACTCCACTAACACCCTTTTTCAGTTCGTACGTACAGGCACAACCGACATTTTCTACTTTCCTCTCGATTTTACAAGAACTCTGGGATTAGCGGAGTTCTATGCGAGCGTCGTTGCCGGTTGATGCACAGCACGGGTGCGCCCAGATGTGCGGTTTTTCGCGTATACCCAATTGGCGTGCGTTCGCCTCATTTGTGGATCCGGTCACCGATTCTGCAGTCGTTGTTTGTACGTTCCGCATGTTCTGGCACCCAAGCACACGACAAAAGCTTGTTATATGAAGATGGTGATCGTGGTACGGATATCCTGTGAGTGAAGAAACGAAGCCTGCCTGTGGCTTATCAACACCTATAAGATGACCCGTGGCAAGGCTTGGCTGTACTGTTTCCGTACTGCAGTGGTGATAAGGGGCATCAGGGCGATGCGCATctcgggcgctgcagccgcacttTGTTTGCTGGGGGCCAATGTCGGTGCAACAGTCCCGCGGAACTGCGGGTTCATACACCTCCCATGCGCAGGCTGGAATTATATTGCCATTCCCAGCAGCTCATGAAGCTTTAACCTTCATCTGCGGAGAGAATTTTCCAATGCTTGATGAGGCTGGCCCAGTTGAACTAAAAGAGGGCCTAGAGATCCCGGGGACATTGGACAACCTGATCCCCGGCGCCACCCTGGATACGGATAACGTCCCAACGTACACTCTCAAAGTTCCTAGCGATATAAGACCAACGGAGGAAATAATCCTAGTGTACATTTGTAAGAAGAACAATGAGAACCGTGATCTCAACCTGAAAAGGCTGGGCAGGTGAAGCCGGAGGCAACTGCCAAGGACTGCAAGGTCGCACTCAACGTTGAACCCAACAAAGACACGACAGCGAGTCCTGACCTCACGCTGCTGGATGGGTCTCAACCGGGAAATGAAAACGAATCCTCACCCAAGACGCCCGTCACACGCACTGCTGGCGGGGACAAGAAAATCGCCGTCTCAACATCCGGCTCTGAGCTATACCTGATGTGCAGTGGAAACCTCACTTTCCAACCTCAGGATCCCACCAAAGTATTTGTCGATACGGACGGCGAGTGACACAGGAGAAATTGCGCAACGTGCTGCCTGAAGTGGTCTTGAAACCCAATGAAACTCGCACCGTGTTTGCTTTGAGTGTTCATCGTCTTCCCCTCGGATCCGAGCCCAGGGCTTTCTGCTATCCATGCGATCCAGCAGGCGctcgaggcagcgagagtTCGAAGACGGACTGCAACTTTCGAATTCAAGTCCAGCCATTTGGGCAAGCTGATTCAGGAGGTGAACTCATGTCGGGACTGAGAGCTGTTTTTCTCGCGGTCGTTGGGGCTTTCACACCTcctgtcggcgccgcggcctcagcgTGATGGAACGCTGACGGGTGCCTCGGAAAGAGACATCGGGGATCCTTTCGTGTACAGTGCACGACTGTCGATTTTGCCTTTCGGTCCTTGCGGGTGGTACTGCCTCGCGGCACCTGAAGTTGCCGGATTTCGTTTGCTCAATTCGGGACCTTAGAAACACACTGTGAGAGTGGAAGATCCTGTCCACCGGAGCACATCTTTCCGTTTGTGCTGTTTACATGCGGTACCGCTGCAGTCAGCATGAAGCGCTGCGTCGATTCACGGATGCATGCTGCAGAGTGTAAGGCCATATAGCTTTTTTGGCTTCTCACCACAGCGTTGGGCGGGCTGGTGCGGCTCATCATTGTGAGCCTTCGGTCTGTGCACGTGGGTTATTGAGCTGGTAAAACACAGTGAAGTAAAGTGGTGCCGCCGTGTGACGAATACCGGCGTGCTTCAGGCTCCACTGAAGCTACCCTACTGAGTTGTGTCTTCGCCACGAAGCCATTGCGCATCATTCGTGCCCCAGGTTTTGTTGTTTTCCAATGAGTCGCACGCGGCGACCTTGACACAGGGTGCCCGTTCGTAGTACCCGGCAAGGAGCACGGTTAGCAAAGCCGAAGGCAACTCAGGCAGCTCGATAATCCTGCTCGTCCGCCGTCAAAGAAGCTATGTGGACATCACCGTAAGCCGCAGCAGTTTCAAAACACTTTGGTAAGACTCGCCTGCTTCTGACCAAGAGGAGAACAAACAGTTCGACTGTGACTTGCAGAGTGTGTGCGACCCCTGCGTATGTTGAGGGGTTTTTAGCTCTGATAGCGTTCCCATGGCTTCGTCGGTGTATGCCGTCTGGCGAAGACAGACGGAACGGTAGAACGAACAGGGTCGCAGTTCAGAACCAGAGGAACTGACCAATGCCTTGTGATTTCTTTTGCAGCCATCGCGACAAGGCGACTCTACAAACACTAGCCCCAGAAGTTGCTAATACGAACAGGCTTGGCTGCAGCTTCAACAGCGTAGACACACAGTCACTACAAACTCATGTAGTGTACCACAAAATAGATACAGCAGTTTCATGTAAAACGTGCACAAAGTCACAATGCAAGGCCACCTGCGGGGCAGTAGCCGCAGAGGGCCGATGCCCCAGTCCCACGAAACTGTGGTACCCTCTCTGTGGTTGAGCACGCCAGGCGACCGCAGTCGTCACTTGAACGACAAACGCTGAGCCCggtcaaagtttagccgggaaggTAGCGTCTAAAAgatatataaccgatagtctcaacttacatgcacagatggacgTCGTTTccccaagaactaacgcgatctcgtATTTTCTAGTcccattagtgaactcttttggtctgatcctaagtacgcagtgagctaaccAGAcacaaggaacttgacaagcattaatagatttatataaacgacaaggacatgacTCTACTGGaatttataatacagggttgaactgtgggttagtttcaatgcccaaggcagagcactggattggatacccatggaactgtgctcccattaaaCAGAATCATAGTATAAGTCACCAGGCAcgcaataccaatcagataacaactaAAGCATCCGCTTCACATCGTAACTGAATGGaactttttagcatattatgcggtgttaaaagtaatcccattccaaaccggtggtttgtctgtatttatgtcctctctcattaaccTAGCTCTTAaatctgaaattcgagctttgaatggatccggtaaacaaagaccttcaagatctaaaccagtagtccaactcgtagtatatactccccagaaaaagctgataaataatcctatctcagagatgataactcaGAAAaaagtacgatgctactgattagactagcatctgagtagtagttttctctcgctgttatGATGAGAGAACaggaatccatatattacgccaTTTTCTTACAAGCGGCTTTTGGTATGATTGGATTATCGtacccagataactccatacaAATGAACCGttttgtaactccgcttcatatcgtacctgaatggtactttttgGCATATTTTGCGGTGTTAGAAGTAATCCCATtcaaaaccggtggtttgttagtatgtatgtcctctctcattaacctagctcttttatctgaaattcgagctttgaatacccGTCAAATCGAACAAACAAAGATATTAAATTgcctagaatactgaaggtgactccggttatgaggTACAGACAACCACattctttatgattgcagtacaccaccaccccactggactgctaaagacagctaaaagtgttgtGCATCTAAGTGGAGACCATCCGTTATAGATGTTAcacgctaacttcccgggTAAAgtttgacttattaaaccagcctctcatcataaaagtactatgtatggtaagattgagtGTGCGCTATTGgatgaaacaatgtgctccaacgctagtctaagtctctaacataccttttacctacaactgtacggaacgtaacagACCTCCAGGCAAcgaacttggtattctgttccaattccccgtggtaaacacagtcaacgaatggcggaaaGAGCATTCATATattatgcagtgtcttaggagaggctcatttccatttcgtacTATCTCTTGGTGTAGTACTGACTACTttatgtggctttatcttctatggcagagatatgttcggagattgcagtacaccaccaccccactggaccGGGTCGcgctccccctccccgcccaaGTTATCAGCGCGTTGCAAGCGCGACGGGACTAGGCTAACTGTAAGCTCGAAGGCCTTTGCAGCTTAGCATCGCTGACGGAGTCCTTTATCGCTTTGCACTGCGGTCGCATAGGTCCACAACGTTGAGAGGAAACTGTCATCTGCACATTTCATACCTTAGCTCTTTTGCCGCCTGTGCAATAGTTGTCTGGCAGTGAGTTAGTCCCCTGTTGCAACCCGCCCTGTTCCTGCTGGTGTGTATGCATTGGCTCCTCTGGAACTAACAGCGTGCCACCCGCGGAGACTGACGTTGCGTTCGAGAACCCGGCGACAACTGCGGAAACAAGACACTGGGCGCCGTCTTTCCGGTGTCGCTCTTGATATCGGGACGTGGCAATTCGTACGCACTTCAAGCGTTGCGAAATGCTGTCCTTTCCGGCTGGTGCAGCAATTTATCAGCCGCCCCCCACCCTTAGCTCCGCCAAGATATAGGTCAAGAACCTGTGTAGGACAGTGCCTCCGCGGAGCTCGTCAGACCGTGGGAAGCCTGTTGTGCCGCCAAGTCTCGCGTGAGTGGGTAGATTTTCCTCGAATGTAGCATGCTTCGCCGTATGGACACGCGGTTAAAAGCCTCATATCGTCCTCCCTCGCATGCTGATAGTGCTCGCTTTTCGGAAACACTTCCCTTGTTGTCGGGTGAATCGAAGACGTGACTGGAATATCTTCCGGTGTCGAACCAAGGTTGTACGTGGGAGCAGCATGGAAGGCTCAATAGAATGAGCGAAACGGTTGCCCCGTCACAGCCAAGCATGCCAAAGAGTGCGACAGAGCTGTCACTGGACCGCAGTGAATGGGGCGCTCGGCTTTCTGCCGCCATCAGTAGCGACTGTAATCAGACTTTCTTCGCATGCTACGGGATCCTACACCTGCAGAAAAGCTGTTTTCTTAAACCTCATTGTGGGCGAGCGGTAGTGACGTGAGGATCAAACTTTAGCGATGAGGCACATCTTGCGGTAGCACCTCATCGAGCTTGACCGCACGTCGCCACCCTAGCCTGTGGTTCGCTTGCCGCTGTAAAGCCAACGTAGACGAGCTTGGCGCTAACCAAAGTTATGTGTACAATAGCACATACCTGCCGGTGTACTGAGGATCACGATGGCTGTTGTCTTTCCTTGTGTATCGATGATCGTAGCTGTAGTGTAGGGTGGGACGGCCGTTTACTTGTGTGAAGGGAAAACGAGCATCAAAGGATGAGCCAGCAACTGCAGGAATAGATTGCCGCTGGTCCAATCTTCATAGAGTATACCCTGGTGTGCCTAAGGAGATGGACTTCCTAGGTTTTAAACAGACGTTCTTCAGGCTGCTTCCAcgctcgcggcttctctgTGCGCCTTTGGAACGCTGCACTCTGTAAGTCTCTGATAGTCTTGTAAATTTGCACGTAATGCACTCCACTTTTGGAGACCATCAAGGTGCATGAGTGGAACACAGTTGTTTCTAGTATAGCATTGTTTCCCAGCACTGCTGTCTTCTCCAATATGACCATGGAGGAATCTATGCCCCTAGTCTGCTACACACCGCCTCCTCAATGCCACCGATAATGGAAGAGTGGACTCTAAACCAATCTAGACCACACAAATTTGTACTATGGCAGCACGTTCAGGCAATTGCGAGGAACGGATCTTACTTTTTTCCCTAAGCTCCTGGAAGGGGAGACCATGAGGGCTGTGCCGTCACACTGCCACCGGCGCTACCGCTTATTGTGCGCGCTAGTATAAGGTGTAGTGGGCTGTCCCCCTCTATTCCAAGAAAATAATTACGACCTTGATAGTCAAGGCATCTCATCTGCAGCTCAGGATTTCCGCTGTTTACAAGATGCGTTGGAACCATAGTGCGGTGCGAACTCCTGTGAGAATTCGTCGCCCGCCCTTCTGCTGACTGCTCGCACATTGGAAAGGCAGATGTAAACGTCGTGCCTCACGACCCAGACTTGTCACGTGCCTAGCCGATCTCGAATCCGTATTGGCCTCATGCGTGTGCGCTGGCTTTCCCTTACGGTATATGCATGCTACGCCTGTTGTGTCCATACTCGCGCACTGCAACCGGATTCGCTGAGCCGCCTTGAACACCTACAGCACCTGCACTGTGCTGCAAGACAAAAGAGGCAGTTGGAGGCATCCTGAACCCCTCAAAAGATCCAATGAATAGCTGGCTTGTAGCTCACCCTGCCAGCGGAGCGCAGCGTGCAGCGAGGTTGCTTCAGAATGAAGAGACAACGGCCGTTAGGAGAGTTCACCAAGCCAAGCGATCTAACTAACTAATGCAACTCGATTTCCTTCTCCGTTTCGTCACGCGAAAGTTCTCAACTCTAAACTTTATGGCTCGACCTCTGTGCAGCTGACCCTGAAGAAAATACCGCAGGCGATCAGTAACTGTCGTACAGTTCGTCGTCATTTCAAAAAAGTACAGAAGCAGCCTGCTGCCCCCTGAGACTTCTACTCGTCTTCGCTGGTGTCTACAGGTGTGTGAGTCTAAAATGACAATCTTGGGAGAGTGGTTTGAGAAAGACCAGAGGAAAATTTGATCTCAGGATGCCAGGGAATATGGCCGCTTTGTCGGCGGCACCAGTACGCTGTCTTTTCCATTTGGCATGCGCAGCacgcttttcttcctctgttATCGAAAATAAACGAAAGTGTatttccgcgcgccgcctaaGTGACCGCTCTGTCTTGTTCGCGATAATTATCTTCTCACAGACACTGACGATTCGAGTCTCTGTTCGGCAGCCACACAGGGGCATTTTCTGAGTATCTCCAGGACTGCAGAAATTGTGTTCTTCCCGGGGCCAGCTGAGACCCCGGTCCGCCTCATTCTCAGGCGTGAAAGACGACGCGCCACGCGTCACGTCCTTCGCGCTTTCGTTTTGCTCACATGCTGAATGAAACAACTTGTCACTCTCTTCGCGTCTTGCTTTTTCATTCGTGCGTCTCGAGgtttcgcctcgcctcgttcAAGGCGTCATCAGGTGGAGGGGCGCCGTTTAAAACGTCACTGCAACCGACATTTTCAGAGTGCGTAAGGAAAGAAGCCAGTCAAGTTGCCCTTTGTTCCTTTCCTCGTTTTCTGTCTGCTAGTCCAGCCGCATGTGCGTCTTCGTTTTTGATGCCCCATTGAAACCCTTCTACACATCTCTCCACTACAGAccctgcgccagcgaagcCTCTCTCGGCCGGACACGGCACAGCAGAGGAATACAACATTTTATTCAGTCTGGCTGGCGTGACTATGGAAAGCTTTTCTTTGGCTGTTCAACACTGGGAGATCGATGCGCAATAAGACATTTGGACTTTCTAGAAGATCCTCGAATCCTTTTCCAGATATATTATACGTAGTTCCGCGATGGTAACTTGTCTACTACACCTCTACATCTAGCTGCATGTTGATCGTCTGCAGGAGCTCCGGGTGTACATACTTTTAAGAAGATACCGCCTGTGCGCACAAGTCTGTTTCTGTTCGTCTGGGATTCTGTCGGCCGGTTATACGTTTCCCTGGATTTTGACAACAAAAACCGTGTAGGCAGTGCGCAGGTATCTTTCATTTGCGTTCTAAGATGAGGAGAGAGGGTGCTTCTCAGGTCCTGTCTGGTGACtgtgaagaagaggagagactcTCAAGATATCAAGTTCGCAGGTTGGGGGGGCAGGGCCGCGATACCCAGATGGCGGGTTGCCACGGGAGTGCTTCTTTTTCTGACCGAGGTTTCCACTCGGCTGTGGCCTTCTCCAGGCCGTGGCGTGTCTCTTTGTCTTCTTCACCGTCCGCCAAGTGCGGAATGTTGCTTCTGTCGCTCGCTTGTCTGCTttcttgttttttcttcgtccCGTGCGCGAGCCAGATCGTCAGCTACTCGAATCAAGCTGTCCCGGGCCCGTTTCTGCTGGCTCCAGAGAAAGGGGCGTTTTTTCTTTACGGGAAGAACACCAAGTTTCACTTCCCGGTTGCCATGTTCTTCTCGACTGGCTCGGAcccggcttcggcggcgccgaccgtCTCGTTCAGAAACGTGCGGTTCACTGCGGAGTCTTCGGCCGTGGTTCGGGAGGCCATCGTGCAAAAGGGTGTTAGCGCGTCTGGCGGGTTCTCTGcccgctcgcctgcgtctgtggagctcgcgctgctgccatACGCCTACGTGCGGACTCTCTTCAGCTCTCCCTCGGCCGCACCGTTCTGCTGCTCCGCTcagcctgcggcgggcggcgaggcggccgaccccccgcccgccctcgcgcgttcgccgGCGTTCGTTGCGACGAATGAGTGCCCCTACCCTGGAGCGCTCAAGCGCCTGGTCACCGGGGaggtgctgccgctgccggaggccgcgcagcccagcgagacgcgcctAGGGCGCGAACCGACTTCGCCGCGAGTCGATGCGGTCTCCTCAGTTGACACCGCGACCCCCGTTCCCGGGCAATATGTATGCCCCGTGGCGCTCAAGGAGGGAAGCTTCGGCTCGACGACGGAGGTGCAGGACGAGCCTGAGAAAATCCTTCAGATGGAAgtggaggagagcgacaTCTACTTCTTGGTCGCGTCCAACTGCGGAGAGTTCAAGGACCTGATGTTTGAGGGCGAAGTCGCGGTGCGCAATGCGTACGGCTACCTGCCGGGATACGAGTACCCCAAGATGCCCTTCTACTTCTCCTTCAT
Above is a window of Besnoitia besnoiti strain Bb-Ger1 chromosome Unknown contig00007, whole genome shotgun sequence DNA encoding:
- a CDS encoding cytochrome b (encoded by transcript BESB_071450); its protein translation is MREQESIYYAIFLQAAFGMIGLSYPDNSIQMNRFVTPLHIVPEWYFLAYFAVLEVIPFKTGGLLVCMSSLINLALLSEIRALNTRQIEQTKILNCLEY